A genomic region of Coriobacteriaceae bacterium contains the following coding sequences:
- a CDS encoding phage tail tip lysozyme has protein sequence MSKYTQGQHAIPRYPKGRHAIERFPLGAHGVSHPCTWYIKREASKRSMPAVALLLTTSLGAGTVSVPLRAIADESSEAPVVHTVERSADNTLLVFDERSGLLVDVLTGKAYDPVTMDLVEPEGEFKDLYPLLGQIVDDLDISELDPAELLAILESLDATESPDAAQKPGADMPADTPDVTLPPSEQPPAADVVTPDDGAESPGQEPADVVQQTEQPAAPDPGPQDSTPIDQYTSPDATTSAPVIADDGSTLATTLTDLQVATRLLNAGWTPEMAAAAIGNMFAESGSNAASFCDMSGMFHYGYEVAGGLFQWTDAGSSTSELSCAGFTGLRQFAEQHGLEWTDVNVQTDYFLQTWRDSWGERQTYYDAAYPEYAAIDVSLGLFDETTGGDFDGDGIVDAWDDDIDGDGILNADDPVTMRVVDGSVVRSKVAGVSRILPMQTPVERTEDEARRHVEELTFAFMAGYEGPAASVAHLDHRVTHALRMYPAILALDKSREMGVMDTKAGMVVASAEAMLGGTYVWAAESPATKTFDCSGLTKWCYSLAGIDLVHYSESQYAQASSVRSVAEAAPGDILWKPGHVGIYIGNGRCVEAKGVRYGIVYGDAASFAAALHFDALDEAAQ, from the coding sequence ATGTCAAAATATACGCAGGGACAACACGCGATTCCGCGTTATCCCAAGGGAAGGCACGCCATTGAGCGCTTCCCGCTGGGAGCGCACGGTGTCTCGCATCCCTGCACTTGGTATATCAAGCGCGAAGCTTCGAAGCGCTCCATGCCTGCCGTTGCGCTCCTGCTCACGACGAGTCTGGGTGCGGGAACCGTAAGCGTTCCCCTACGTGCGATTGCGGACGAGTCTTCCGAGGCTCCCGTCGTGCATACGGTCGAGCGCAGTGCCGACAACACGCTGCTCGTCTTCGACGAGCGCTCTGGCCTGCTTGTCGATGTGCTGACGGGCAAGGCCTATGACCCGGTTACGATGGACCTCGTCGAGCCTGAGGGCGAGTTCAAGGATTTATATCCGCTGCTGGGGCAGATCGTCGATGACCTCGATATTTCCGAACTCGATCCGGCTGAGCTTCTCGCCATCCTGGAGTCGCTTGATGCGACCGAATCCCCTGATGCGGCCCAGAAGCCTGGTGCGGATATGCCGGCCGATACTCCTGATGTGACGCTTCCGCCGAGCGAGCAGCCGCCTGCCGCTGATGTTGTCACCCCTGACGACGGTGCCGAATCACCCGGTCAGGAGCCTGCGGATGTCGTGCAGCAGACCGAGCAGCCCGCTGCCCCTGATCCAGGCCCACAGGATTCGACCCCCATCGACCAATACACCTCACCCGACGCCACGACTTCGGCACCGGTCATTGCCGATGATGGCTCGACGCTTGCGACGACTCTGACCGACTTGCAAGTTGCCACGCGTTTGCTCAATGCCGGCTGGACGCCCGAGATGGCTGCCGCTGCGATTGGCAACATGTTTGCGGAGTCCGGCTCGAATGCCGCTTCCTTCTGCGACATGAGCGGCATGTTCCACTACGGCTATGAGGTCGCAGGCGGTTTGTTCCAGTGGACCGATGCCGGTTCATCCACGTCCGAGCTTTCCTGTGCGGGTTTCACGGGGCTCAGGCAGTTTGCCGAGCAGCATGGCCTCGAGTGGACCGATGTCAACGTACAGACCGACTACTTCCTGCAAACCTGGCGTGACAGCTGGGGCGAGCGTCAGACCTACTATGACGCCGCGTATCCCGAGTACGCCGCCATCGATGTCTCCCTTGGGCTCTTCGACGAAACCACCGGAGGCGATTTCGACGGTGACGGCATCGTGGATGCGTGGGATGACGATATCGACGGCGACGGCATCCTCAACGCGGATGATCCAGTCACCATGCGCGTCGTGGACGGATCGGTTGTGCGGAGCAAGGTCGCCGGCGTGTCGCGCATCCTTCCGATGCAGACGCCCGTCGAGCGCACGGAGGATGAGGCTCGTCGCCATGTCGAGGAGCTCACCTTTGCGTTCATGGCGGGCTATGAGGGGCCAGCTGCAAGTGTCGCTCATCTTGACCATCGCGTAACGCATGCCCTGCGCATGTATCCTGCCATTCTCGCGCTCGACAAGTCACGCGAGATGGGCGTCATGGACACGAAGGCGGGCATGGTCGTTGCCAGTGCCGAAGCCATGCTGGGCGGCACCTACGTGTGGGCTGCCGAGTCTCCTGCAACGAAGACCTTTGATTGTTCCGGCTTGACCAAGTGGTGTTACTCGCTTGCAGGTATCGATCTCGTGCACTATTCCGAGTCCCAGTACGCACAGGCGAGCAGTGTCCGCAGCGTTGCCGAGGCGGCTCCCGGTGACATTCTGTGGAAGCCCGGTCACGTGGGCATCTACATTGGCAACGGGCGTTGCGTCGAGGCGAAGGGCGTGAGGTACGGTATCGTCTACGGCGATGCCGCGTCATTTGCCGCCGCGCTGCACTTCGACGCCCTCGACGAGGCCGCGCAATAA
- a CDS encoding desulfoferrodoxin family protein yields MEEIKFYRCDICGNIITKIIDGGPIPFCCGQKMTELIADSSDGAAEKHVPVIEIDGEVVTVKVGEVPHPMIEEHYIQWICLHTEKGVQFVHLNPGDAPEAVFTVAPDDAVIEAFDYCNIHGLWVSRL; encoded by the coding sequence ATGGAAGAGATCAAATTCTATCGCTGCGATATTTGCGGAAACATCATCACCAAGATTATCGACGGAGGTCCGATTCCCTTCTGCTGTGGTCAGAAGATGACCGAGCTCATCGCCGACAGCTCAGACGGCGCAGCTGAGAAGCACGTTCCCGTCATCGAGATCGACGGCGAAGTCGTGACGGTCAAGGTGGGCGAGGTGCCCCATCCCATGATCGAGGAGCACTACATCCAGTGGATTTGCCTGCACACCGAGAAGGGCGTGCAGTTCGTGCACCTTAATCCGGGCGATGCCCCCGAGGCCGTTTTCACGGTTGCGCCTGACGATGCGGTCATCGAGGCATTTGATTACTGCAACATCCACGGTCTGTGGGTTTCCAGGCTGTAG
- the ybaK gene encoding Cys-tRNA(Pro) deacylase, with protein sequence MMSRKKETKTNAMRILDAAHVDHVVHTVDATGEDTGVDIALRAGEDPDHVFKTLVTQGKSGEYLVFMIPVAAELDLKKAARAAGEKSVAMVRSRELFDLTGYVHGGCSPLGMKKFFRTFIDETCVLFDTIMFSGGRIGTQIEMSFDDLAKTIEIEAIDLVV encoded by the coding sequence ATGATGTCTAGGAAGAAGGAGACGAAGACGAACGCCATGCGCATTCTCGATGCCGCGCATGTCGATCATGTCGTTCATACGGTCGATGCAACGGGGGAGGATACGGGTGTCGATATCGCGCTGCGCGCGGGGGAGGATCCCGACCATGTCTTCAAGACGCTCGTCACGCAGGGTAAAAGCGGTGAGTATCTCGTCTTCATGATTCCGGTTGCCGCCGAGCTCGACCTCAAGAAGGCGGCACGCGCCGCAGGAGAGAAGTCGGTGGCTATGGTGCGCTCGCGCGAGCTCTTCGACTTGACGGGTTACGTGCATGGCGGATGCAGCCCCTTGGGAATGAAGAAGTTCTTCCGTACCTTCATCGACGAGACCTGCGTTCTCTTCGATACGATCATGTTCTCGGGCGGGCGTATTGGCACGCAGATTGAGATGAGCTTCGACGACCTTGCGAAAACCATAGAAATCGAAGCCATCGATCTGGTCGTCTGA
- the nikR gene encoding nickel-responsive transcriptional regulator NikR produces the protein MSELVRFSVAMPEDLMDELDRYTARRGIAKNRSEAIRDLVRGALIEEEVEDPDSSIFGTLTMVFNHHSNDLRDKLDAIQHEHVDEIVSTVHVHLDEENCLEVVLMRGQSKVIRSIADALLGTKGVLHGKLVVTTTDAAQMHSHGHTHGHEHGEHTHTH, from the coding sequence ATGAGCGAACTCGTGCGCTTTTCGGTGGCGATGCCCGAGGATCTGATGGATGAGCTCGACAGGTACACGGCACGACGCGGTATCGCGAAGAATCGTTCCGAGGCCATTCGCGATCTTGTACGCGGCGCTCTCATCGAGGAGGAAGTCGAGGATCCCGATTCGAGTATCTTTGGCACGCTCACCATGGTCTTCAACCATCACTCCAATGACCTGCGCGATAAGCTCGATGCCATTCAGCACGAGCATGTCGATGAGATCGTCTCGACCGTCCACGTGCATCTCGATGAAGAGAACTGTCTCGAGGTGGTGCTCATGCGCGGACAGAGCAAGGTAATTCGCTCAATTGCCGACGCGCTGCTCGGCACCAAGGGCGTACTGCATGGCAAGCTCGTCGTGACGACAACCGATGCCGCCCAGATGCATAGCCACGGTCATACCCATGGTCATGAGCATGGGGAGCACACGCATACGCATTAG
- a CDS encoding radical SAM protein gives MRYTKPQHQTPSVMNCPMLQIVTGCTHNKCHFCDIFRDVEFHVSPREEIVEDLEELAKTIRPNQHRINLTGGNPYALSAERLVPILELIKEKLPSITSFGGFCRIADIQNKSDEDLKLLASYGVDDLSIGAESGYDPVLAFMEKGHTAADVAEQGKRLRDAGIDCTYFYLTGMAGAGKGQENAVASAKAFSEAAPGHILIVTITPTATWPLADDIAAGRWAPPDEIEMIEEIRTFIENLDCKTYVNCSHDTDIVRFEGLVPKDQENMLKLIDDRLPKVNPAAARKMREFIHKATF, from the coding sequence ATGCGCTATACCAAGCCGCAACACCAGACGCCGTCGGTCATGAACTGTCCCATGTTGCAAATCGTCACGGGCTGCACGCATAACAAATGCCATTTCTGCGATATTTTCCGCGATGTCGAGTTTCACGTGTCTCCGCGCGAGGAGATCGTCGAAGATCTCGAAGAGCTTGCAAAGACCATACGCCCCAACCAGCATCGCATCAACCTCACGGGCGGCAATCCATACGCGCTTTCGGCAGAGCGCCTCGTGCCCATCCTCGAGCTCATCAAGGAGAAGCTTCCGAGCATCACGAGCTTTGGCGGCTTTTGCCGCATTGCCGATATCCAGAACAAGAGCGATGAGGATCTCAAATTGCTTGCTTCGTATGGCGTCGACGACTTGAGCATCGGTGCCGAGAGCGGTTATGACCCGGTACTCGCGTTCATGGAGAAGGGACATACGGCAGCAGATGTTGCCGAGCAGGGCAAACGGCTGCGTGATGCCGGCATCGACTGCACGTACTTCTACCTTACGGGCATGGCCGGTGCCGGCAAAGGGCAGGAAAACGCCGTTGCAAGTGCGAAGGCCTTTAGCGAGGCGGCTCCGGGTCACATTCTCATCGTGACTATCACGCCGACGGCGACCTGGCCGCTTGCCGATGACATAGCGGCGGGCAGGTGGGCACCCCCTGACGAAATCGAGATGATCGAGGAGATTCGCACCTTCATCGAGAACCTCGACTGCAAGACGTACGTCAACTGCTCGCACGACACCGATATCGTGCGTTTCGAGGGTCTCGTGCCCAAGGACCAGGAGAACATGCTCAAGCTCATCGACGATCGCCTTCCCAAGGTCAATCCGGCTGCGGCACGCAAGATGCGCGAGTTCATCCACAAGGCGACGTTCTAG
- a CDS encoding threonine/serine exporter family protein has protein sequence MDYPFPIMLLVTLVASLGFALFFNVNKRRIIPATLGGVFTWAIYYVLSLHISGVFIPVVIASIFAAVFAETMSRITHTPVTGFFIISVIPLIPGRALYYTMYNAVSGNLSACGEFGVMTMLYAGGIAVGICVVTAVVQTWDVWAADKAKRLARMVRKQARRKA, from the coding sequence ATGGATTACCCCTTTCCCATAATGCTTCTCGTCACGCTCGTCGCGTCGCTTGGCTTCGCGCTGTTCTTCAACGTGAACAAGCGGCGTATCATTCCCGCGACTCTTGGCGGCGTGTTCACGTGGGCGATCTACTACGTGCTCTCCCTGCATATCAGCGGCGTCTTCATTCCCGTCGTGATCGCGAGCATCTTTGCGGCCGTATTTGCCGAGACGATGTCGCGCATCACCCACACGCCCGTGACCGGTTTCTTCATCATCTCGGTCATCCCGCTCATTCCCGGACGCGCCTTGTATTACACGATGTATAACGCGGTGAGTGGGAATCTATCCGCATGCGGGGAGTTCGGCGTCATGACCATGCTGTATGCGGGAGGCATAGCCGTTGGCATCTGCGTTGTCACCGCCGTGGTGCAGACCTGGGACGTATGGGCTGCCGATAAGGCCAAGCGCCTCGCGAGGATGGTGAGGAAGCAGGCGCGCCGCAAGGCCTGA
- a CDS encoding threonine/serine exporter family protein, with translation MAKTVTIEANASDATLVVDFDVFSYMLDIGEAMLTSGADVHTVEHTLARMGRAYGAYKMNVLVITAVIIVTITLPGDVEKTMSRRIANEGSTDFDRLEALSKLCEECCQTPLPAQELRRRLDRIKGKSFPKLSLYLGGALSAGGFAIFFGGTILDGIMSALIALFVCAALKYFRPITPNTIVFNFATSLVTGLIICLVARFVSHMSIDMAIIGVIMLLIPGVAITNATRDMLSGDTISGVMRFIESLLWATSLALGFMAALWIASLI, from the coding sequence GACATCGGCGAGGCGATGCTTACGTCCGGTGCCGACGTCCACACCGTCGAGCACACGCTTGCGCGCATGGGAAGGGCCTACGGCGCCTATAAGATGAACGTGCTCGTCATCACGGCCGTCATCATCGTGACCATCACGTTGCCGGGTGATGTCGAGAAGACGATGTCCCGACGCATCGCCAATGAGGGTTCGACCGATTTCGATCGGCTGGAGGCCCTGAGCAAGTTGTGCGAGGAGTGCTGTCAGACGCCCTTGCCGGCCCAGGAGCTTCGCAGGAGGCTCGATCGCATCAAGGGAAAGTCCTTTCCAAAGCTGTCGTTATATCTGGGTGGTGCGCTTTCGGCCGGTGGGTTTGCCATCTTCTTTGGTGGCACCATTCTCGATGGCATCATGTCGGCCCTCATCGCGTTGTTCGTGTGCGCTGCGCTCAAATACTTCCGTCCCATCACGCCCAATACGATTGTCTTCAATTTCGCGACTTCGCTCGTCACCGGCCTGATCATCTGCCTTGTCGCCAGGTTCGTCTCGCACATGTCCATCGACATGGCGATCATCGGCGTGATCATGCTCTTGATTCCCGGCGTCGCCATTACAAACGCGACACGCGACATGCTATCGGGCGACACCATATCCGGTGTCATGCGTTTCATCGAGAGCCTGCTTTGGGCCACGTCCCTTGCGCTCGGCTTCATGGCCGCGCTTTGGATAGCGTCGTTGATATAG